One window of Mangrovibacterium diazotrophicum genomic DNA carries:
- a CDS encoding ATP-binding cassette domain-containing protein: MSASHDIIDQPLSKVVTECPMVSDFLQVYGLVVNGHSFRETVAQLPVEFWTDFETSAEELTGQFLDLVEGILEVEAVQQIHSLEVLSGQNKRGEQEACSLLIKPGEITCIVGPTGSGKSRLLADIEWLANEDTPTKRKVLLNGVLPDENLKSSFGGKLIAQITQNMNFVLDMDVQSFLLLHAQSRFLENAEEKVAEVIALANELSGEGFQPDTPVTFLSGGQSRALMIADVACIGQAPIVLIDEIENAGVDKRKALELLVSQEKIVLMATHDPLLILQANRRVVIQNGGMHKIITTNEQEKAYYHELFELDRKMQKARNFFRLGNEYFGSF; the protein is encoded by the coding sequence ATGAGTGCATCCCACGATATCATCGATCAACCTTTGTCTAAAGTAGTAACGGAATGTCCGATGGTCAGTGACTTTCTGCAGGTTTACGGTCTGGTGGTGAACGGCCACAGTTTTAGGGAAACAGTTGCTCAACTTCCGGTTGAATTTTGGACTGACTTTGAAACCTCCGCTGAAGAACTGACCGGGCAGTTTCTCGATTTGGTAGAAGGGATTCTGGAGGTCGAAGCAGTGCAACAGATTCATTCGCTCGAAGTGCTGTCTGGTCAGAATAAACGAGGTGAACAGGAAGCTTGTAGTTTATTGATCAAGCCAGGGGAGATCACCTGCATTGTTGGCCCCACCGGATCGGGCAAAAGCCGACTGCTGGCCGATATTGAGTGGCTGGCCAACGAAGATACGCCCACCAAACGCAAAGTGCTGCTGAACGGTGTGCTGCCCGATGAAAACCTGAAAAGCAGTTTCGGCGGTAAACTCATAGCCCAGATCACCCAAAACATGAATTTTGTGCTTGATATGGATGTGCAAAGCTTTCTGCTGCTGCATGCACAAAGCCGCTTCCTGGAAAATGCCGAAGAAAAAGTAGCCGAAGTGATTGCATTGGCCAACGAACTTTCCGGAGAAGGTTTTCAACCCGACACACCGGTTACTTTCCTTAGCGGTGGCCAGTCCCGCGCCCTGATGATTGCCGATGTAGCCTGCATTGGTCAGGCTCCCATTGTGCTGATCGACGAGATTGAGAATGCCGGCGTAGATAAACGCAAAGCCTTGGAGTTGCTGGTTAGCCAGGAAAAGATTGTGCTGATGGCCACGCACGATCCTTTACTCATTCTTCAAGCCAACCGACGTGTCGTGATTCAAAACGGCGGTATGCACAAGATCATCACCACCAACGAACAGGAAAAAGCCTACTACCACGAGTTGTTTGAGCTGGACCGAAAAATGCAGAAAGCGAGAAATTTTTTTCGTCTTGGAAATGAGTACTTCGGTAGCTTCTAA
- a CDS encoding TOBE domain-containing protein, producing MKISSQNQLKGVIVAITEGMVNSEVDIELDNGMFIAAVITNSAVESLGLERDAAAFAFMKASNVMIGIGDFQVSARNVLPGKISAIKDGIVNSQVELDLGGGVKLTSVITKSSVDHLELAVGKEVSAIIKASSVVLGVE from the coding sequence ATGAAAATAAGTTCGCAAAATCAGCTTAAAGGCGTCATTGTTGCCATCACCGAGGGAATGGTGAATTCGGAAGTTGATATTGAATTGGATAACGGAATGTTCATTGCTGCGGTGATTACCAACAGTGCCGTTGAAAGCTTGGGTCTGGAACGCGATGCGGCGGCTTTTGCCTTTATGAAAGCGTCGAATGTGATGATTGGTATTGGTGATTTTCAGGTTAGTGCCCGAAATGTACTTCCCGGGAAAATCAGTGCCATCAAGGATGGTATCGTCAATAGCCAGGTGGAACTGGACTTGGGAGGCGGTGTTAAACTTACATCAGTTATTACAAAATCGTCGGTCGACCATTTGGAATTAGCCGTTGGGAAAGAAGTGTCGGCCATCATTAAGGCATCTTCGGTTGTGTTAGGCGTTGAATAA
- a CDS encoding GTP-binding protein — MDEIRLITIAGPPSSGKTSVILKMIESVEGLKCQCGVIKFDCISSLDEERYTQAGITAQTGIAGNLCPDHYFVSNIEACLAWAKENQFNTLITESAGLCNRCAPHLKEMMAICVLDNLSGINTPLKTGPMLKLADVVVVTKSDLVSQAEREVFRYKIQQVNPKATVLFINGITGQGADKLARMIGLAKSVSNAESLKLRFSMPAALCSYCLGETRVGEDFQVGLNRKIKLS, encoded by the coding sequence ATGGATGAAATTCGACTGATCACTATTGCCGGCCCACCCTCGTCGGGAAAAACTTCGGTTATTCTGAAAATGATCGAAAGTGTGGAGGGCCTGAAATGCCAGTGTGGAGTCATTAAGTTCGACTGTATCAGCTCACTGGACGAGGAGCGCTACACGCAAGCAGGAATCACTGCTCAAACGGGAATTGCCGGAAACCTGTGTCCTGATCATTATTTTGTGTCGAATATCGAGGCTTGTCTGGCCTGGGCGAAAGAAAATCAATTCAATACCCTGATCACCGAGAGTGCCGGTTTGTGTAATCGTTGTGCACCGCACCTGAAAGAAATGATGGCCATTTGTGTGCTCGATAACCTGAGCGGCATCAATACGCCCCTGAAAACCGGGCCCATGCTGAAATTAGCCGATGTGGTTGTGGTGACCAAAAGCGATCTCGTTTCACAGGCGGAGCGCGAAGTGTTTCGCTATAAGATTCAGCAGGTAAATCCCAAAGCAACTGTACTTTTCATTAACGGCATCACCGGTCAGGGAGCCGATAAACTAGCACGCATGATTGGTTTGGCCAAATCGGTTAGCAATGCCGAAAGCCTGAAGCTTCGGTTCTCTATGCCGGCCGCCTTGTGTTCCTATTGTTTAGGCGAGACCCGTGTGGGAGAGGATTTCCAGGTCGGGCTAAATCGTAAAATTAAACTGTCATGA
- a CDS encoding ABC transporter substrate-binding protein — protein MLITPNDTIQNIAESHPELVPVFEKNGLGSYFTPANLKKIGRFTRLGTLLRSSKLDVDTFIAMLNQSLTDTTASVESDKPLDQLHFMAMLPCGLRNPFKDFIEAHVLEHPTEYAGLDYLTEGNVNHELSYYPMLDHVSSADELPDIMLASDVNNFFHRPFQERFVGKGIFETFTPYTPNPYLEKAGFADPSGNYTMLTANMLVMAVDTERLGSIPMPTVWSDLLTEAFVDEIIMRGEDDFFCNAIMLPFYKEHGFYAIRQMAQNIRTGKHPAEMVKLADKGGEDAATVYIMPYFFAKKIKNPKVKLLWPEDGAIASPVFMMVRKSAMEKHSSLLNFLLSKETGELLVSRFFPAIHPEVENTLPESVKWLGWDFLNKHDIGKLKDEIRDVFMEVWKQKAVV, from the coding sequence ATGCTGATTACTCCAAACGATACCATACAGAATATTGCAGAAAGCCATCCGGAGCTGGTTCCGGTTTTCGAAAAGAATGGCTTAGGCAGCTACTTTACTCCGGCCAACCTGAAAAAGATAGGTCGTTTTACCAGGCTTGGAACTTTATTGCGCTCCTCAAAACTGGATGTGGATACTTTTATCGCTATGTTGAACCAGTCATTGACCGATACTACGGCTTCGGTTGAGAGTGATAAACCACTCGATCAGTTGCATTTTATGGCGATGTTGCCCTGCGGGCTTCGTAACCCGTTCAAGGATTTTATCGAGGCTCACGTGTTGGAGCATCCAACAGAATACGCGGGACTGGACTACCTGACCGAAGGAAATGTGAACCACGAGCTGTCGTATTACCCGATGCTCGATCATGTGTCGTCGGCAGATGAGTTGCCGGACATCATGCTGGCCTCCGATGTGAATAACTTCTTTCACCGGCCGTTTCAGGAACGGTTCGTAGGTAAAGGAATTTTTGAGACTTTCACCCCGTACACACCGAATCCTTACCTGGAAAAAGCGGGGTTTGCCGATCCGTCGGGCAATTACACCATGCTTACAGCCAACATGCTGGTGATGGCCGTGGATACCGAGCGGCTTGGGTCGATCCCGATGCCAACGGTTTGGTCCGATTTGCTTACTGAAGCTTTTGTGGACGAGATTATCATGCGGGGCGAAGATGATTTCTTTTGCAATGCGATCATGTTGCCATTTTACAAGGAGCATGGTTTTTATGCCATCCGGCAGATGGCGCAAAACATTCGCACCGGCAAACACCCCGCCGAAATGGTAAAGCTGGCCGACAAGGGTGGGGAAGATGCTGCGACTGTCTACATCATGCCTTACTTTTTCGCCAAGAAGATTAAGAACCCGAAAGTGAAACTGCTGTGGCCTGAGGACGGTGCAATTGCCAGCCCGGTGTTTATGATGGTCCGTAAATCGGCCATGGAAAAGCACAGTTCACTGCTAAATTTCCTGCTGTCGAAAGAAACCGGCGAACTGCTCGTCAGTCGCTTTTTCCCGGCAATTCACCCCGAAGTGGAAAATACCTTACCGGAATCAGTAAAATGGTTGGGTTGGGATTTCCTGAATAAGCACGACATTGGTAAATTGAAGGACGAAATCCGCGACGTGTTTATGGAAGTGTGGAAACAAAAGGCAGTTGTATGA
- the tsaA gene encoding tRNA (N6-threonylcarbamoyladenosine(37)-N6)-methyltransferase TrmO, which translates to MIENELNKIYFDPIGLIRTPHQSLVNMPIQPVGANGLEGFVELKPELQQGLTDLDGFSHVTLIYHLHEVKGHELMVKPFMDDKLHGIFATRSPKRPCAIGLSTVKLVKIEGNKVYFEGADMLDGTPLLDMKPFFRQTDNRPDAVSGWLDEKDERMAHSQRSDDRFTK; encoded by the coding sequence ATGATTGAAAACGAATTGAATAAAATATACTTTGACCCTATTGGGTTGATACGAACGCCTCACCAGAGTTTGGTGAATATGCCGATTCAACCGGTTGGCGCCAATGGACTGGAAGGCTTTGTTGAGCTGAAACCCGAGTTGCAGCAAGGCTTGACTGATCTGGACGGCTTTTCACATGTCACGCTAATCTATCACCTGCATGAAGTGAAAGGACACGAATTGATGGTGAAGCCTTTTATGGACGACAAGCTGCATGGCATTTTTGCAACCCGTTCGCCCAAACGTCCTTGTGCCATCGGTTTGTCGACGGTGAAACTGGTGAAAATTGAAGGCAACAAGGTTTACTTTGAAGGGGCGGACATGTTGGATGGAACGCCATTGCTGGATATGAAGCCTTTCTTTCGCCAAACTGATAACCGACCTGATGCAGTGTCCGGGTGGCTGGATGAAAAAGACGAGCGCATGGCACACAGCCAACGCTCTGACGATCGTTTCACCAAATAA
- a CDS encoding glycoside hydrolase family 88 protein produces the protein MYRQFLSFLLLLGLFNGCATPEPKEKPLGQLVDESLEFATQHSLLMAESLKDQPDRLPQTIDKEGKLVTCNSAWWVSGFFPGVLWYLYENTPTDTLKDWATNYTMRVEDQKYTTDNHDVGFMIFCSFGNAYRLTGDTLYRDVIRTASNSLITRFNPTIGCIRSWDYAPWSAKWQYPVIIDNMMNLEMLEWASKAFDDTIYSHVAETHANTTLKNHFRDDFSSYHVVSYDTISGQPEKKNTAQGYSDDSAWARGQGWGLYGYTMMYRETGNEAYLKQAENIADFILNNPNLPEDKIPYWDFDAPDIPNAKRDASAGAIICSALIELSQYVSAEKSKAYLSVAEMQLRSLSSPAYQANLGENGNFILEHSVGHMPNGTEVDVPLTYADYYYVEALLRMKKLLNK, from the coding sequence ATGTATAGACAGTTCCTATCTTTTTTACTCTTACTCGGGCTTTTTAACGGTTGCGCAACGCCGGAGCCAAAGGAAAAACCGCTCGGTCAGCTGGTCGACGAGTCGCTTGAATTTGCGACACAACATAGCTTGCTGATGGCAGAATCTTTGAAAGACCAGCCGGATCGATTACCGCAAACAATCGATAAAGAAGGGAAGTTGGTAACCTGTAACTCGGCCTGGTGGGTGAGTGGCTTCTTTCCGGGTGTGCTTTGGTATTTGTATGAAAATACGCCAACTGATACACTGAAAGATTGGGCAACCAACTACACCATGCGGGTGGAGGATCAAAAGTACACTACCGACAATCACGACGTTGGTTTTATGATCTTCTGCAGCTTCGGAAATGCCTACCGGTTGACCGGTGATACCCTTTATCGTGATGTGATCCGCACCGCTTCGAATTCGCTGATTACGCGTTTCAACCCAACGATTGGATGTATTCGTTCGTGGGATTATGCGCCGTGGAGTGCTAAATGGCAGTACCCGGTCATCATTGACAACATGATGAACCTCGAAATGCTGGAGTGGGCCTCCAAAGCTTTTGACGATACCATTTATAGCCATGTTGCTGAAACCCATGCCAACACAACGCTGAAAAATCATTTTCGAGACGATTTCAGTAGCTATCACGTCGTTTCATACGACACGATCAGCGGACAGCCTGAAAAGAAAAATACCGCGCAGGGCTATTCTGACGATTCAGCCTGGGCACGAGGGCAGGGGTGGGGCTTGTATGGTTACACCATGATGTACCGCGAGACAGGCAACGAAGCGTATTTGAAGCAAGCAGAAAATATCGCTGACTTTATCCTGAATAACCCCAATCTACCTGAGGATAAAATTCCCTATTGGGACTTTGATGCCCCGGACATTCCCAATGCCAAACGCGATGCATCTGCCGGAGCAATTATCTGTTCGGCTTTAATCGAGTTGAGTCAATATGTTTCAGCTGAAAAATCAAAAGCTTATTTGAGTGTTGCTGAAATGCAACTGCGCAGCCTGAGTTCTCCGGCTTACCAAGCGAATTTGGGTGAAAACGGCAATTTCATTCTCGAACACAGTGTTGGCCACATGCCGAATGGCACTGAAGTTGATGTGCCGTTAACTTATGCCGATTACTACTATGTTGAGGCGCTCTTACGAATGAAAAAGTTATTGAATAAATAG
- a CDS encoding purple acid phosphatase family protein produces the protein MARHLIKFSLFFCLCIFQNALSAQKPVVYHAPKYEPAWMAPTVHPDRIMINYGADPTTTASVCWRTNEQITEAFAEIAKATPAPKFWRNSQQIKARTEHINGLEVKDAGFAANYHSVTFDGLEPNSLYAYRVGDGEHWSEWIQFRTASTTNDPFSFLYVGDAQNYILELWSRLIRQGFQQAPDARFIIHAGDLVSTAHSEQQWEEWFRAGSFIHSMVPAIPVAGNHEYEPLYEGQDNDQEVLSIQWRPQFALPENGPTNIDELKETTYFTDFQDVRIIALNSNIYHEEQAKWLKTILSNNPNRWTIITFHHPLYSASQGRDNEEWRNLMKPIFDEYGVDLVLQGHDHSYARGRVSPDEYNLTSGVNKRDQTGSVYVVSVSGGKMYKLRENGWENWEADQERAAENTQLVQTITVNKDTIHYRSLTATGDLYDAFDLVKHKNGPNTLVDLQEQAIAARYHHNTISYDDKLPLDIKNDISNKYPDFEINKIDIRENEEGNLFYDIRLQNGELKFRLKVGEQGQVLEEKQQN, from the coding sequence ATGGCACGCCATCTTATCAAATTCTCGTTATTTTTTTGTCTTTGCATTTTTCAGAATGCATTAAGTGCACAAAAACCGGTGGTTTACCACGCTCCCAAATACGAACCAGCATGGATGGCTCCCACTGTTCACCCAGACCGCATAATGATCAACTATGGAGCTGATCCGACAACAACTGCCAGTGTATGCTGGAGAACTAATGAGCAGATTACAGAAGCTTTTGCCGAGATCGCCAAAGCAACCCCAGCACCTAAATTCTGGCGTAATTCCCAACAAATTAAGGCTCGGACCGAACACATAAATGGACTGGAGGTGAAAGATGCAGGCTTTGCTGCCAACTACCATTCCGTTACTTTCGACGGGTTGGAGCCCAACAGCCTATATGCATACCGGGTAGGCGACGGTGAACACTGGAGCGAATGGATTCAGTTTAGAACTGCTTCGACAACGAACGATCCCTTTTCGTTCCTGTATGTAGGCGACGCACAGAACTACATTCTCGAGCTTTGGTCCCGACTGATCCGTCAAGGTTTTCAACAAGCCCCCGATGCGCGTTTCATCATTCATGCCGGCGATTTGGTATCGACCGCGCACAGCGAACAACAGTGGGAGGAATGGTTTCGCGCCGGAAGCTTTATCCACAGCATGGTTCCTGCTATTCCGGTTGCCGGAAATCATGAGTACGAACCGCTCTACGAGGGTCAGGACAATGATCAGGAGGTGCTCTCAATCCAATGGCGCCCTCAGTTTGCCTTACCAGAAAACGGACCAACCAATATCGACGAACTGAAAGAAACCACATACTTTACCGACTTCCAAGACGTTCGGATAATCGCCTTAAACTCGAATATTTACCACGAAGAACAAGCCAAATGGTTGAAAACCATTCTATCTAACAACCCGAATCGCTGGACCATTATTACTTTTCACCACCCGCTTTACTCAGCCTCGCAAGGCCGGGATAATGAGGAATGGCGTAATTTGATGAAACCAATATTCGACGAATACGGCGTTGATCTGGTTTTACAGGGCCATGACCACAGTTATGCCCGCGGTCGGGTATCACCGGATGAATACAACCTGACATCGGGCGTAAACAAGCGCGATCAAACCGGATCCGTTTACGTGGTATCGGTAAGTGGCGGCAAGATGTACAAATTGCGCGAAAACGGCTGGGAAAACTGGGAAGCCGACCAGGAACGAGCTGCAGAAAATACGCAGCTGGTGCAAACGATTACAGTCAATAAAGACACTATACACTACCGGTCGCTGACGGCAACGGGCGATCTCTATGATGCTTTCGACCTAGTAAAGCACAAGAACGGCCCCAACACATTGGTGGATCTTCAGGAGCAGGCAATCGCCGCCCGTTACCATCACAATACCATTTCTTATGACGACAAACTACCGCTCGATATCAAAAATGATATCAGCAATAAGTACCCTGACTTTGAAATCAACAAAATCGATATTCGCGAAAACGAGGAAGGTAATTTGTTTTACGATATAAGGCTCCAAAACGGAGAATTGAAATTTCGGCTCAAGGTCGGAGAACAGGGACAGGTTTTAGAAGAAAAGCAACAAAACTAA
- a CDS encoding FecR family protein yields the protein MEKYSKYTTDDFVMDGEFRAWALGKNSGDESEQWPVFLERHPEKKAEIDQAIFVLQGFENLSETSASQEQIKRIWANVRTQAAQKRSLRLIHFMRYAAIFIIALLIGAWGYKTVYSVDSVDVVASNEIFVPQGERSEIVLYDGTKVWLNSGTRFRFPTSFSKNERRIFLDGEAFFDVTRKDNGKPFIVSTPGKVDIKVLGTRFNVNAYAEDKNVTATLEDGEILAVNNVTHEEADLLPGDQLSMDISTGESTQRKVDTDLYTSWKENLLRFQDASFEEVVKKMERWYDVDITVERNLNVTKLYTMTIKTESLREMLNLLSYTTPMNYEINEDQVFISHR from the coding sequence ATGGAAAAGTACAGCAAATATACGACCGATGATTTCGTGATGGACGGAGAATTCAGAGCCTGGGCTTTGGGTAAGAACTCCGGAGACGAATCCGAACAGTGGCCGGTATTTTTGGAACGTCATCCTGAAAAGAAAGCTGAAATCGATCAGGCGATTTTTGTATTACAGGGTTTTGAGAACCTTTCGGAAACTTCAGCTTCGCAGGAACAAATCAAACGCATTTGGGCTAATGTCAGGACACAAGCAGCACAGAAACGCTCTCTGCGCCTTATACATTTCATGCGTTATGCAGCCATTTTTATCATTGCACTCCTAATTGGTGCTTGGGGATATAAAACTGTTTATTCCGTTGATTCAGTCGATGTTGTTGCGTCGAATGAAATCTTTGTTCCTCAGGGAGAGCGGTCTGAAATCGTGCTTTACGATGGTACCAAAGTGTGGTTGAATTCAGGAACTCGGTTCCGGTTTCCAACTTCCTTCTCGAAGAATGAAAGACGAATTTTTTTGGATGGTGAAGCCTTTTTCGATGTTACACGTAAAGATAACGGTAAACCTTTTATTGTAAGTACACCGGGTAAGGTAGATATAAAGGTGTTGGGCACCCGGTTTAACGTGAATGCTTATGCTGAAGACAAAAACGTTACTGCAACATTGGAAGATGGCGAAATATTGGCGGTTAACAATGTGACTCATGAAGAAGCCGACTTACTCCCTGGCGATCAGCTCTCGATGGATATTTCAACCGGTGAATCAACTCAGCGAAAAGTTGATACCGACTTATACACTTCATGGAAAGAAAATCTCTTGCGTTTTCAGGATGCCAGCTTCGAAGAAGTTGTCAAGAAAATGGAGCGCTGGTATGATGTTGATATAACAGTAGAAAGGAACCTAAACGTCACCAAACTTTATACAATGACCATTAAAACGGAAAGTTTACGTGAAATGTTGAATTTATTGTCCTATACAACACCAATGAACTATGAAATAAACGAAGACCAAGTATTTATTAGTCATCGCTAA
- a CDS encoding BNR repeat-containing protein: protein MKFSSKLFLLILIVALAACAPEKKPVVAFTSKLVPVGEGWAENSVNATIFRKNSVVSSANYQFVAYYDSTAHVVLARREHNTEKCEVYRTQYTGNIRDAHNVISLMVDGEGYLHLSWDHHNNPLHYCRSLEPESLEMGEMVPMVGENEQVVSYPEFYKMADGGLLFAYRDGGSGNGNLVLNRYELTSKSWSRLQTNLIDGESQRNAYWQLFVDRQGTIHVSWVWRETPDVHSNHDMCYACSKDGGLTWQKSTGEEYQLPITMASAEIVKAIPQGSNLINQTSMTTDADGNPFIATYFKQVGDSCTQFYIIYRQKGEWKASAATKRTLDFELGGVGSRSIPISRPQLMILKSGEAQQLVLIYRDEEVDNNVVLSTSELADQLEWSTQIVSPYPVDRWEPSYDTELLKDQNKLQLYFQRVAQGQAETTVPLPPQPVGILELEMN from the coding sequence ATGAAGTTTAGTAGCAAGTTGTTTCTTTTGATTTTAATTGTTGCATTGGCTGCATGTGCTCCGGAAAAAAAGCCAGTTGTTGCGTTTACCTCCAAACTGGTTCCGGTAGGTGAGGGATGGGCTGAGAATAGTGTTAATGCCACAATTTTTCGCAAAAATTCAGTGGTCTCATCGGCTAATTACCAGTTCGTAGCTTACTATGATAGCACCGCTCATGTTGTTTTGGCGCGCCGGGAGCATAACACTGAAAAATGCGAAGTTTACCGAACCCAGTACACCGGAAATATTCGCGATGCCCACAATGTGATCAGCCTGATGGTTGATGGCGAGGGATATTTGCATCTCAGTTGGGATCACCACAACAATCCGTTGCATTATTGCCGCAGCCTGGAGCCGGAAAGCCTGGAGATGGGAGAGATGGTGCCGATGGTTGGCGAAAATGAGCAGGTGGTTTCTTATCCCGAGTTCTACAAAATGGCCGACGGTGGTTTGTTGTTTGCCTATCGCGATGGCGGCTCGGGGAATGGTAACCTGGTACTAAACCGCTACGAATTGACTTCCAAAAGCTGGTCGCGCTTGCAGACCAACCTGATTGATGGTGAAAGCCAGCGTAATGCTTACTGGCAGCTGTTTGTCGACCGGCAGGGGACGATTCATGTTTCCTGGGTTTGGCGCGAAACACCCGATGTGCATTCCAACCACGATATGTGTTACGCCTGTTCAAAGGATGGTGGGTTGACCTGGCAGAAATCGACCGGCGAAGAATACCAGTTGCCGATTACAATGGCTTCCGCTGAAATTGTCAAAGCCATTCCGCAAGGCAGCAATCTGATCAATCAAACATCGATGACGACAGATGCGGATGGAAATCCGTTTATTGCGACTTACTTCAAACAGGTAGGCGACAGTTGTACCCAGTTTTACATTATTTACCGGCAAAAGGGTGAGTGGAAAGCATCGGCCGCGACTAAGCGCACGCTCGATTTTGAATTGGGAGGTGTGGGGTCACGCAGTATTCCCATCAGCCGCCCGCAACTTATGATTCTGAAATCGGGAGAAGCGCAGCAATTAGTGCTGATTTACCGCGATGAGGAAGTCGATAATAACGTCGTGTTGTCAACGTCGGAATTGGCGGATCAATTGGAATGGTCGACTCAAATTGTCAGTCCTTACCCGGTTGATCGCTGGGAGCCGTCTTATGATACAGAGCTGCTGAAAGATCAGAATAAACTTCAGCTGTATTTTCAGCGGGTTGCCCAGGGTCAGGCTGAAACAACAGTTCCTTTGCCTCCGCAACCGGTCGGAATTCTTGAACTCGAAATGAATTAA
- a CDS encoding RNA polymerase sigma factor yields MVRQDSIIWDEFKRGNEEAFSRIYHQYFQILYQYGFRFTQNQELIEDAVQDLFADLFKNRLTIGATDNIKLFLLKSFRRKLLRHLKKESRYTEESGSEINFGIHLSPEDNLILGESEQLKWIRFNRALERLSHRQREAVYLRFKKELDYDEVAAIMEMSVEACRNLIYRAVKSIRQMLEEESLSAAMLFIYGILKKD; encoded by the coding sequence TTGGTAAGACAAGATTCCATAATATGGGATGAGTTTAAGCGAGGGAATGAAGAGGCATTTTCCCGCATCTATCATCAATATTTCCAAATCCTTTATCAATATGGCTTCCGTTTCACTCAAAATCAGGAGTTGATCGAAGACGCTGTTCAGGATCTCTTTGCAGACCTGTTTAAAAACCGGTTGACCATTGGTGCGACGGACAACATCAAACTGTTTTTACTAAAGTCTTTTCGCCGAAAATTACTTCGGCATCTAAAAAAGGAAAGTCGGTATACCGAAGAGTCTGGCTCTGAAATCAATTTTGGCATTCATCTTTCTCCGGAGGATAATTTGATCCTGGGCGAATCAGAACAGTTGAAATGGATCCGGTTTAATAGAGCCTTGGAAAGGTTGAGTCATCGACAGCGGGAAGCGGTTTATCTCCGCTTCAAAAAAGAACTCGATTACGATGAAGTGGCAGCAATCATGGAAATGAGTGTAGAGGCCTGCCGAAACCTGATCTACCGGGCTGTTAAGTCCATCCGGCAAATGCTAGAGGAAGAATCCTTATCCGCGGCAATGCTCTTTATTTATGGTATCTTAAAAAAAGATTAA